One genomic window of Comamonas serinivorans includes the following:
- the pyrF gene encoding orotidine-5'-phosphate decarboxylase gives MTFLDKLRAAERANASLLCVGLDPDPARFPAGVTRDAQGIYDFCARIVEATADLAIAFKPQIAYFAAHGAEPQLERLMEHMRAVAPKVPVILDAKRGDIGSTAEQYAKEAFVRYRADAVTLSPFMGFDSVQPYLKYEGKGAFLLCRTSNAGGSDLQARHLADVPGQPLVYEHIAHLAQTTWNSNGQLGLVVGATYPNEIERVRALAPDVPLLIPGVGAQGGDAVATVKAGWRGDASHTRAPIIVNSSRAILYASAGADYAEAARQEALRTRELLAQAQRQALA, from the coding sequence ATGACATTCCTCGACAAGCTGCGCGCCGCCGAGCGCGCCAATGCCTCGCTGCTGTGCGTGGGCCTGGACCCCGACCCCGCGCGCTTTCCGGCCGGCGTGACGCGCGACGCCCAGGGCATTTACGACTTTTGTGCCCGCATCGTCGAAGCCACCGCCGACCTCGCGATCGCCTTCAAGCCGCAGATCGCCTATTTCGCCGCCCACGGCGCCGAGCCGCAGCTGGAGCGCCTGATGGAGCACATGCGGGCCGTGGCGCCCAAGGTCCCCGTCATCCTGGACGCCAAGCGCGGCGACATCGGCTCGACCGCCGAGCAGTACGCCAAGGAAGCCTTTGTGCGCTACCGCGCCGACGCCGTCACCCTGTCGCCCTTCATGGGCTTCGATTCGGTGCAGCCCTACCTCAAGTACGAGGGCAAGGGCGCCTTCCTGCTCTGCCGCACGTCCAACGCCGGCGGCAGCGACCTGCAGGCCCGCCACCTGGCCGACGTGCCCGGCCAGCCCCTGGTGTACGAGCACATCGCGCACCTGGCGCAGACGACCTGGAACAGCAACGGCCAGCTCGGCCTGGTGGTGGGCGCCACCTACCCGAACGAGATCGAGCGGGTGCGCGCGCTGGCGCCCGATGTGCCGCTGCTGATCCCCGGCGTCGGCGCCCAGGGTGGCGATGCGGTGGCCACGGTGAAGGCCGGCTGGCGCGGCGATGCCAGCCACACGCGTGCGCCCATCATCGTCAACTCCTCGCGCGCCATCCTCTACGCCAGCGCGGGCGCCGACTACGCCGAAGCCGCGCGCCAGGAAGCCCTGCGCACGCGCGAGCTGCTGGCCCAAGCCCAGCGCCAGGCCCTGGCCTGA
- a CDS encoding LysR substrate-binding domain-containing protein encodes MRLSQIQDFIAVAEHGSVRAGAKARQLSPPALTKSLRALEEELHVPLFTRTGRGVVITRFGEAFLHRAQLIANEARKASEEMAQMLGGRGSSLHIGASVGPAYTLLPGVLRRFRAQHPGVQVNLESGIYGSRASQLRSGSMDMAISPVPDEGVGPGLTSEPLYRNDSVVMAHPLHPLRAARHLDELADADWLLTGPGMKGPGSAILEAFEAEGLAPPRVALRCDNIGMAQMLLLANPNLLCLLPRKLLSVPPLDRFLIALPIAQRLPSHWVSLIYPSDLPMTPVAADFATLLRREAHYLIREAGRAP; translated from the coding sequence ATGCGACTCAGCCAGATCCAGGACTTCATCGCCGTTGCCGAGCACGGCAGCGTGCGCGCCGGCGCCAAAGCCCGGCAGCTGTCGCCACCGGCCCTGACCAAAAGCCTGCGCGCGCTGGAGGAGGAGCTGCACGTGCCGCTGTTCACGCGCACGGGCCGCGGCGTCGTCATCACCCGCTTTGGCGAGGCTTTTCTGCACCGCGCCCAGCTCATCGCCAACGAGGCGCGCAAGGCCAGCGAGGAAATGGCCCAGATGCTGGGCGGCCGTGGCAGCAGCCTGCACATCGGCGCTTCGGTGGGGCCGGCCTACACGCTGCTGCCCGGGGTGCTGCGGCGCTTTCGGGCGCAGCACCCCGGGGTGCAGGTCAACCTCGAGAGCGGCATCTACGGCTCGCGCGCGTCCCAGCTGCGCTCGGGCAGCATGGACATGGCCATCTCGCCCGTGCCCGACGAGGGCGTGGGCCCCGGCCTGACGAGCGAGCCGCTCTACCGCAACGACTCGGTGGTGATGGCCCATCCCCTGCACCCGCTGCGCGCGGCACGCCACCTGGACGAGCTGGCCGATGCCGACTGGCTGCTCACCGGCCCCGGCATGAAAGGCCCGGGCTCGGCGATCCTCGAAGCCTTCGAGGCCGAGGGCCTGGCCCCGCCACGCGTGGCCCTGCGCTGCGACAACATCGGCATGGCGCAGATGCTGCTGCTGGCCAACCCCAACCTGCTGTGCCTGCTGCCGCGCAAGCTGCTCAGCGTGCCGCCGCTGGACCGCTTCCTCATCGCGCTGCCCATCGCGCAGCGCCTGCCCAGCCACTGGGTCAGCCTGATCTACCCCAGCGACCTGCCCATGACGCCCGTGGCCGCGGACTTCGCCACGCTGCTGCGCCGCGAGGCCCATTACCTGATCCGCGAGGCCGGCCGGGCGCCCTGA